The genomic interval cCCATGGTGGATGTTTTGGGGGTATGAGATGCATTGGACTTTCCCCCATGAGATTATGGAAGGAAAGTGGAGGGGGGATTTGAGCTGTGTGTTCATTattccctttctctttcagtATAGTGGATCTGGGGCCAGGTTTATCCAGTGTCCTTAGCTGAGATCTCTGACTGATCAGTGTCGCTGTCCGAATTTTCCTGCTGGTGATGATCCACGCGCCGAGTCACTTTGCTCAAGAACTTCCCTGATCCACCCTGCTGAGAGGGGCAGCAAATCAGGGGATGTAGTATAGAGAGGGGAGGAAATTGAAAAGAAATACACAATTCTAAGTGCCCCCCTCCAATACACTGACTCTTTTTCTGCTTGGCACAGCATGCTGTTGAGAATGTGAGGGAATTTCACCACAAGGTCTGCCAGAAACAGTAGTAAATTTGAAGTGGAGAACCTCACTGGGACAGTTTCTGTAGTAGCATCCCTATGGCGTGTCTAAAACTGCATGCAGCTGTGTTGATGTAAAACTGTTTCTCAGTTTTCATCTCTATCAGGAATAGGGTTGTCAGATTTTAGGTCCTGGCCCAGAGACTCCAGGTTTCAAGAGCTATTTCCAGACAGGACAGGAGACAAGGGTACAAATTCTTCAGTTTTGGTGGAGTCTGTTTAAGGCAAAGGAAGTGCTGgatgcaaatctccagctcagatAGTTGCACAGCAGCATGCTACAGCTTGCAAGAATTAATTGGCTTCTTAGAGAGACTTGAAAAGACACTTGGGATGTCTTTGTatttacttaggcctgttacagactgccaaaataaagctgcttcgggtctctttggaggtatgctgtttaaatgacgcatgcatccagaagctgcaccaaagctgcactctagtccttaggactggagcgtggctttggtgcgactttcggactcttaggacccatgtatcatttaaacagcataacttcaaagagacccgaaacagctttattttggcagtctgtaacaggccttagcttccttcttccttcccagtTAGTAGTAGCAAGGCTCGTCCTTCACCCTGTTCTTCTGGCTAGAAGTGAGTAGGCTAGATCAAATGTCCTTATCCCACCTCTCTAAACAGGTGAGTGACTAtagttggtacttaatgcataaggCTGtctctaggtctcaggttttggctctgaAAAATCCAGGGATGACATGATGCTAAATTGGCAATCCTAACCAGCAATAGGTCTTGCTAAACCACCTTTGGGCTAAAACAGGGATAGATGTTGTGCATGGGTTAGGACTGCCATTAAGCTAAGAGGAAACAAGACCCCAAGGGGGTGGGAGGTGACATCATTATCCCTGCTCACCAGAAAGTCCCAGACTTTCAACCCTGCAAACCCATTCTCCACTAGATTACTGTAGTGTCATGTTTCACTACATTACTGTAGTGTATATTACTGGTCAGAAATATGGTGTTAGGGTTGCCACCCCtcctgaaaaattattttttgaaatacAGCATACGCATgaactggctggggattctgggagttgcaacccaaaaatatttccaagctctcaaTGGGGCTTAGAAAATGGCCATTGCTCTTTTACATGTGTTAAACAAGGTTAACTGTATTCAAATTTAATATTGTTCATACTTTCCCCTCCCAGTACgtgtacatgcacacaccctTCCTGAAACAGTTAAGCATTGGAAAGCCCCAGCCTTGGagacctttcacactatacagttatagaatacaatcccactttaactgccgtggctgcatcctatggaattctcaggtttgtaatttggtgaagcactaaAGTTTTCAGGCTGAAAATTGCAAAAGCCCTGCCCTAAACTGcgaatccaaggattccataagttgctgccatgacagttaaagtggaatcatgctgCTATAGTTGTGTTGAGTCAAAGAGTCCCAGGCACAATAAAACCAATGGCTGAGGTGGCAACCCTAAATACTATGAAACCTTGAAAACAAATGAGAACAGCCTTCCCCAACTTTCAGGTCTCTAGATGAAGGAGTTGACAACTCCCTTTACCCCAAGCCAACTTCTATTTGCTGGCTGAGAATAATGGGACTTGTattccagaacatctggagggctgcaggttGGTGAGGAGTGATGTAGAGTATGGGTGTTCATTATCCTGCTGAATGAAAAGTTGTCCCTGGAAGAGAAACTGTGGAACAGTGCTTCTCagtctttggccctccaggtcaATCAACTTGGCCAAGTGTCAAGGATTCTGGAATTCCAGAACATCTGATGGGTCAACATTTTAGAACCACTGCCTTCACAGGGACTTCCCTCCTTTAAGCAGTGGAGATCTTTAATTAGAGGTAGATATCTTTCAAgggtgctttaactgtgtattgCTACATGATGGAAgtttgactggatggtccttgcagtcctttacagctctgtgattctatttccATGCTGGGGATGGCAGTATAAATTAAGTTGGGCCAGTTATGAATCTTATTCCTGCTTTCCCTACCATTTCTTCTCCTTACACTTTCCCATGGTGCTTTATGCCTTGTGGCCCAGTACCTGAATGGTGCTGAGTTCCTGCTCGGACACTAGCGGGGAAAGTCCATCTACGCCAGCAGAGGGGGACCGCCGGGGTGAGCGGCGGCGCTGGGTCACATAAGCGCCCCCCATCTGATCCTCCAGAAGCACTGTCTCCACCTgatagaaaaagaaaggaaaggggtagAAATTTGTACATGTCAATGGGAAGCCATTTTAGGGTTGCAGGGAGAGGATAGTGAGGTTCTTGTGCCAtcttaaaacagggatggggaatcAATGGCCCTGCAGATATTGCAGTACTACAGTTCTCATCATACTTGAgcactggttagggctgatgggaattgaaaCACAAAATATTGGAAAGGCCCTGTCTTATAACacatttacagtgggcctttggtacccgctggggtttggttccaggactagtggataccaaaatccgtggatgctcaagtccaattatatgcagtgggatagtaaaatggtgaccttcatataaaatggcaaaatcaaggtttgtttattgggaattatattattttggaatattttcaagccataagtgcttgaatctgtagataaagaatccgtggataaggagggccagccGTTTATGATGTCAGCTTCTGTGGACTAAAATTAATCTCACCAGATGCAAGAAGTGTTATTCTCAGTGTAAACAGTGGGATCAAAAAGCCACAACATGCAAGAAGGACAGTCTTGTCATTTTATCACTGTCTGACTGCCTACTGAAGATACAGTCTCCTTTTTCCTTGGAGAAACAGTCCACAAGAAGCTTCAGCTACAATAAATAATTGAATCTTTAAATGTTCCACAATATTTTTTGTTACAGAGGGTGCCACTGAACATGTACATCTTTTTCACAGTGGAGTATCCAGAGGCAGTGATCTCTCCAATGTCAGTTGCTttggaaagagggaaaagagggCTTCCAGGACAGAACTCTGACACCATTAATGTCTGGGAATCAAACCTGCTTGTGCCGTGAAGGATTTCTCCCCCTAATCTGCAGAGACTGACCAGCCTCCTCTTCTATCCCATCTTCTTCCTGATGTGAATTATAAGGGAAAGGatggaattaatagtgccacaaCTAGAGCTATAAAGTTATcttttgtactacaattcccagaatcccccagccattaTGGCCCATGGCTGGGAGGTTTTATAgtgatagttttaaaaaaaaacatttccaaattatggattgTACTGCCTCTGTGTCATACTTCCTGCTACAGTACTTCTTGATTCCCTTTCTGATTGAATACCATTCCCTTATTCTGTCCAGCCAGTCAGGCCCAATCTCAGCCTCTGGTACCATGGCCTTAGTCCTCCAGCAGGAGCCACTGCTGTTAGGTACCTTCCTCTCCTCACCCTGGGCCCTTTTCAATGGTTTTGTCATCTCAGGGACCTGGAAGCTGGCACTTTAAATTTTCCATAGTGACAGTGTCCCAGTGTAACACCATTTCATGGTGACATGGGAATTGCAATGTTGGCTTTTTGTCCTATCCATCAATCACCTAGATTTAAGGTGTCCGTGGCAAAATGCCACATGGTGGGCATCCCAGTGATGTTGGCAGGTGGCATCAGAAGGGGCATTTTTACATGGACACCTCAAATCTAGGGTCAGCCATCCCAACCATTCTGGTCCAGTTTTCTGAAAGGGCAATTCAAGACTCGCCAGGGAGGCCTGCTCTAGAAGAGATAAATGCTCCTCATTGCTCCTTACCATATTGATTTAGCTAAGAGCCATAATACAGGAATATTTTTCTCTGCTGGGCTATTAGTCCCCGGCCCACCCAAGACCAGCTCAAAACATTTACTGAATGAGTTGGAGCGCCATATTGTAATCCAACTCAAGGTGCATAATGCTCAAAATCAATTTTTTATCTTGTTGCATAAGGCAGAAGGTCCTACAGACACCTCTTGTCAGCCCTGGGAATAAATCCACAACATCTAAGTAagtaacaatttgctgcccttttatgACACCCAATATGTGATGCCTGAGGCAGACACCTTGGTCTTCCTGATGGTAGGTGTCCCTACATACAAATACCACTCTCAGTCCATATGAGGGAGAGTTGAAATGAAAAGCAAATGAGGTTCAAATAAAACATTTCTCGGAGTGGGGGGAAATCATTCTCATGGGACAACTTGTATAATGTTTGGGGCTGCTGCTTTTCCAGTTGCAGTTACACCTGGAACTTGATTTGAACTAGGTATAAACTGAACTAGGCACATGGCAGAATGCATCTTATAAGCACATGCAAAGTGCCTTTCCTTAAGCACCTAGTGACTAGTACATTGGAGCATGTACATAGTATCTTtcattgttgggtgccttcaagtcattttggacttacggcaaccctaaggtgaaactaccaggggttttcttggcaagatttgttcagaggggatttgcatttgccttcctctgaggccgagagaatgtgacttgcttacggtcacctagtaggtttccatggctgagtgggaattcgaactctggtctcccagtgtcttaatCCAATGCTCAAGTCACTACACTAGGTTGGTTTTTCTGTCCTCAGAGTCCTAATGGTGTGAAACTTGTGGGTCTCCAGAAATTGTTGGACTCTGACACCTAACATCCttcaccattgcctatgctggctaagactgatgggagttgagAGTTCAAAGACATCTGAAGAGCTACATATTCTTCATTCCTGGTATTATGATAACCAGTCTTTGTGTGCCTGTCATTAGAGGCCAAAGCATACAGGTCCACAGCTTGCACTTCTAGGGAAGTTCAAAGTCCACAGGGATGTTTTTAACTCACTGTTTCTTGGCCACAACAGGATCTAAACACCTGGAGATCATTAATTCCACTTTGAAGGCCATCTTCTGGACTGGAGGGGGGGAAAACATGCAAGACAAGAAATTGAGTGAATATATTTGTCTTATATATCCCTCCCATTTTCTTAACTAGTTCCTCTCAACAAGTCACTCACGAACAGCTGCATTCAGAATCTGGACTGGGTTCCCGCTGGACTGAAAATCCTGGCTTGCACTTGAGGACGGGGTGCAGGAGGGCTGCAGCATAAGCGAAAGTAGAAGAGGGGACAATGTTTAGAGGATTTGAGTGAAGCCAAGATCTCAGCTGATAGGGGCACTCATGAGCATGGGAGGGCTGTTTTTGTGTTTACCAGTTAATCCAAAAACAAAGGTGAATTGCCTCATCGGGAAGCTTCCAGGGGatgcaattaattttttaaaaaataggttgcAGCATTCCCTGCACATATTAGCATCAGATACTAGCTGTTCTTCAAACCCACAAGGGAACTCTTGGTTTTGGAGCTGGagccccagaactgtttttaaggtgcAGGTGGGGCTCAATATTGATAGTCAGGTCAATactaattttttgtgggtttttttggactatgtggccatgttctagaagagtttattcctgatgtttcgccagccacagacgctgacaaaacatcagaaataaactcttctagaacatggccacatagcccaaaaacaccccccccaaaaaaaaaacctatggatgccggccatgaaagccttcgacttcacagtactaattttgcctacttgcaggtaCTTGCAAGGGGAGAACAATTTACTTTCCTCATTCATTATCATTCAGACATCCTTAAACgtgaagactcttacaagcacaaAAAGTGGTTACAGGCATAGGAGTGCTTGTAAAAGTGCCTTCCAATGTGTTCATTTTAGCATACGCCCAACTAAAAGCACTTAGGAGAGATCATAGGCAGCTTCGATTGTTCCTGAGACGGTTTAGCAACAATCAGAGTCTTAAGTATTTTTTACAGCTTTATCATAGCTTGCACTCTGATAATTCCAGAGAAAGATGGACTTCATATGAGTCTTTGTGGACCAATTTTGCCAGGTTATTTCAGTAGGAACTCAATCCCCATAGACTAAGATTTTTGGGGAGATTTATGTGTCCTATGTCCACCTGTTcctgttgccataaattggaaatgatgatACACAACAATAAACGAAGGTTGGATGGGTATCTCTCGGGGGTGCtatatgtattcctacatggaagGGTGTAGAATTAGGTGACCCTTGTGCtcccttccaaatctaagatTCTGTGTgactattctatgattcaatgaccAGTACACAAGGTGGGGAGGGAGCTGGTTAGCAACAGGGATGCCAGTCACTTACTATTTTCTGTACGTCGGATGGTTGCACAGAATTCAGAATATGGCATGGGAGGCTGTGACAAGACTTGGAAGAGCCCCTGGTAGTCGGGGGGACTCAAGAAGCCCAAAAGCTGCTCAGCCAACCCTCGGGCTGCGATGTAGCTCAGCCGAGCCTGGCCCAAAGCTTGCTCCGCATGGAAACAGGTCAGCTGAAGAGAAGGCATGGGACTAGGTTATGGTGAGAcacccatttttattatttatttacctgcCATCTCAATATTTAGTTAATTAATTGATTGGCATCCCCAATATGGGATCAAAAGCAGCTTATCAACAAccacaagtttattgattagtcgaCTGACCATATCAACAGCTTataaaggttaaaacaaaatgtagCTTAAACGCTATAGTGTAGAAAAGTTTTAcaaccattaaaaacaaattaaaacaggaaaaaaacacatttaaaacataataataataataataataataataataataataataatatcaagccACAGCTTAATTAAAAGACTCTTCTAGCACATGTtaacagctgaaggcctgggtaaataaaaaagtctttacctgccagcagaaagagagcagagagggaaaTTCAAACCCAGGAGCAGCCACAAAAAAGGCTCTTTCCTTACCAGATGAGCCGGTGAGGATGGTAGGACtgaggtccaatccacactgcagaaataatccagtttgacacgactttaactgtcctggctcggtgctatggaatcctgggaattgtagtttattgtggcaccagagctttctggcagaggaagttaaatgtctcataaaactacagttctcagaattccccagcattgagccagggcagttaaagcagtgtcaagctggattctttctgcagtgtagactgAGAGAGCACCCTCTCCTAAAAATCACAAGGcttgggcaggttcatatgggaagaaTGGGCTAGCTGGGACCAAAGCCTT from Sceloporus undulatus isolate JIND9_A2432 ecotype Alabama chromosome 6, SceUnd_v1.1, whole genome shotgun sequence carries:
- the LOC121932750 gene encoding uncharacterized protein LOC121932750 isoform X2, with amino-acid sequence MAPLQESPPVLPGSIYMYIKFSILHLVSTHFSPAPIPLRSKMEEIPESPTGSTSQADKAAPDGFVPRISEAMAELLVNTVANTAKMVQVSAEAQKTAQLTCFHAEQALGQARLSYIAARGLAEQLLGFLSPPDYQGLFQVLSQPPMPYSEFCATIRRTENTLLHPVLKCKPGFSVQREPSPDSECSCSPEDGLQSGINDLQVFRSCCGQETEEDGIEEEAGQSLQIRGRNPSRHKQVETVLLEDQMGGAYVTQRRRSPRRSPSAGVDGLSPLVSEQELSTIQGGSGKFLSKVTRRVDHHQQENSDSDTDQSEISAKDTG
- the LOC121932750 gene encoding uncharacterized protein LOC121932750 isoform X3, producing MEEIPESPTGSTSQADKAAPDGFVPRISEAMAELLVNTVANTAKMVQVSAEAQKTAQLTCFHAEQALGQARLSYIAARGLAEQLLGFLSPPDYQGLFQVLSQPPMPYSEFCATIRRTENTLLHPVLKCKPGFSVQREPSPDSECSCSPEDGLQSGINDLQVFRSCCGQETEEDGIEEEAGQSLQIRGRNPSRHKQVETVLLEDQMGGAYVTQRRRSPRRSPSAGVDGLSPLVSEQELSTIQQGGSGKFLSKVTRRVDHHQQENSDSDTDQSEISAKDTG
- the LOC121932750 gene encoding uncharacterized protein LOC121932750 isoform X1, with the protein product MAPLQESPPVLPGSIYMYIKFSILHLVSTHFSPAPIPLRSKMEEIPESPTGSTSQADKAAPDGFVPRISEAMAELLVNTVANTAKMVQVSAEAQKTAQLTCFHAEQALGQARLSYIAARGLAEQLLGFLSPPDYQGLFQVLSQPPMPYSEFCATIRRTENTLLHPVLKCKPGFSVQREPSPDSECSCSPEDGLQSGINDLQVFRSCCGQETEEDGIEEEAGQSLQIRGRNPSRHKQVETVLLEDQMGGAYVTQRRRSPRRSPSAGVDGLSPLVSEQELSTIQQGGSGKFLSKVTRRVDHHQQENSDSDTDQSEISAKDTG